Proteins encoded within one genomic window of Tolypothrix bouteillei VB521301:
- a CDS encoding FdhF/YdeP family oxidoreductase has translation MLRKPKKSWTPSLWASPKPFGIGEQYPNNYWEVFRAVLENADNLPYAWEILNKGVCDGCALGTTGMKDWTVDGIHVCNVRLRLLRLNTMPALDPKLLADVSELKKKSGAELQAMGRLPYPMKRDRSEIGFSRISWDEALNLIAKRIRTSTPDRLGFYFTSRGTVNETYYATQKAVRAMGTNNLDNAARICHSPSTNALKSTIGVAATTCSYKDWIGTDLLVFIGSNVANNQPVTVKYLHWAKKAGTKIVVINTYREPGMERYWVPSIPESALFGTKFAEDFFLVNIGGDMAFLNGTIKHAIANGWVDESFINNYTTNFDELKAFLATQSWEELEQISGATRESMYTFAKMLGEANKAVFVWSMGITQHECGEDNVRAIINLALTKGFVGREGCGLMPIRGHSGVQGGAEMGCYATTFPGGRSITSENAASLGELWGFEVPTTKGLIASEMIDAAAEGKLDVLFSVGGNFLEVLPEPNYVESALKRVPLRVHMDIVVSKQMLLESDETVVILPATTRYEIPGGVTETNTERRVIFSPEILGSRIGEARPEWDVFLELARRVRPDLAEKLHFQNTSAMRQEIARVIPQYAGIQHLKEAGDQFQYGGAHLCFGWNFPTPDRKARFSVLAPQERMLPEGYFWVTTRRGKQFNSMVQERKDAITGAVRSAVLMNCVDAEKLGLQDGDEVILKNDIGEFRGQVYIAPVTPRNLQIHWPEGNVLLDKSKRSPEVGIPDYNAVVHLEKVSRGSFAKESL, from the coding sequence ATGTTGCGGAAGCCGAAAAAAAGTTGGACCCCTTCTCTTTGGGCTAGCCCGAAACCCTTTGGCATTGGCGAGCAGTATCCGAATAACTACTGGGAAGTGTTTCGGGCCGTTTTGGAAAACGCTGACAACTTGCCTTATGCTTGGGAAATCCTAAATAAAGGAGTTTGTGACGGTTGTGCCTTGGGAACAACGGGCATGAAAGATTGGACTGTAGATGGTATTCATGTTTGCAATGTCCGTTTGCGGTTGTTACGTCTCAACACAATGCCAGCTCTTGACCCCAAACTTCTCGCAGATGTCTCTGAGTTAAAAAAGAAAAGCGGTGCTGAATTACAAGCTATGGGGCGGCTTCCCTATCCCATGAAACGCGATCGCTCGGAAATTGGTTTCAGTCGCATCAGTTGGGATGAAGCTCTAAATTTGATTGCCAAGCGTATCCGAACCTCTACACCGGATCGCCTTGGTTTCTACTTCACCAGTCGGGGGACGGTTAATGAAACTTACTATGCCACCCAAAAAGCAGTGCGGGCAATGGGAACGAATAATCTTGACAATGCAGCCCGTATATGCCATTCCCCCAGTACCAACGCTTTGAAATCAACTATTGGAGTCGCTGCAACTACCTGTTCCTACAAAGACTGGATCGGAACCGATTTGTTAGTCTTTATTGGTTCCAATGTCGCCAACAATCAACCGGTTACCGTGAAATATCTCCATTGGGCGAAAAAAGCGGGTACAAAAATAGTTGTTATTAATACTTACCGCGAGCCGGGAATGGAACGCTACTGGGTACCATCAATTCCTGAAAGTGCTTTGTTTGGTACTAAGTTTGCTGAAGATTTCTTTTTGGTAAATATTGGCGGAGACATGGCGTTCTTAAATGGGACAATCAAGCACGCGATCGCCAATGGTTGGGTTGACGAGTCATTTATCAACAACTACACCACCAACTTTGACGAACTCAAAGCGTTTCTCGCTACGCAGTCTTGGGAAGAACTCGAGCAAATTTCCGGTGCGACTCGCGAATCCATGTATACCTTTGCCAAAATGCTTGGCGAAGCAAACAAAGCTGTATTTGTCTGGAGTATGGGCATTACTCAACACGAGTGTGGTGAAGATAATGTCCGGGCAATTATCAATCTAGCTTTGACTAAAGGATTTGTTGGTCGAGAGGGGTGTGGTTTGATGCCAATTCGGGGACACTCTGGAGTTCAAGGAGGTGCAGAAATGGGATGTTATGCCACCACTTTCCCAGGAGGAAGATCTATTACCTCAGAAAATGCAGCGTCTCTAGGTGAACTTTGGGGTTTTGAAGTTCCTACGACCAAGGGGTTAATTGCTTCTGAAATGATTGATGCTGCTGCAGAAGGCAAATTAGATGTTTTGTTCTCTGTGGGTGGAAATTTTTTAGAGGTTCTACCAGAACCAAATTATGTGGAAAGTGCTTTAAAGCGCGTACCTCTGAGGGTTCACATGGATATTGTTGTATCCAAACAAATGCTTTTAGAATCAGACGAGACAGTGGTGATTTTACCAGCAACGACTCGTTATGAAATCCCTGGGGGAGTTACAGAGACTAATACAGAACGACGTGTTATTTTTAGCCCGGAAATTCTCGGTTCCCGTATTGGGGAGGCGCGTCCGGAATGGGATGTGTTTTTGGAGTTAGCAAGGCGAGTACGTCCGGATTTAGCCGAGAAATTGCACTTCCAAAATACCAGTGCAATGCGCCAAGAGATTGCCAGAGTCATTCCTCAATATGCGGGAATTCAACATTTGAAGGAAGCTGGCGACCAATTTCAGTATGGTGGAGCGCATCTGTGTTTTGGTTGGAACTTCCCAACTCCCGATCGCAAGGCACGATTTTCTGTGCTGGCTCCTCAAGAACGAATGCTACCTGAGGGTTACTTCTGGGTGACAACGCGCCGTGGCAAGCAATTTAACAGCATGGTGCAAGAACGCAAGGATGCTATTACCGGAGCAGTGCGATCGGCTGTCCTTATGAATTGTGTGGATGCAGAGAAGTTGGGGCTTCAAGATGGGGATGAGGTGATACTGAAAAATGACATTGGTGAGTTTAGAGGACAGGTGTATATCGCACCCGTTACGCCGAGAAATCTGCAGATTCATTGGCCTGAAGGGAACGTGTTGTTAGATAAAAGCAAGCGATCGCCAGAAGTTGGGATTCCTGATTATAACGCTGTTGTGCATTTGGAAAAGGTGTCAAGGGGTAGTTTTGCTAAAGAATCGCTATAA
- a CDS encoding EAL domain-containing protein, producing the protein MLQKVYENYFLVNYLLNALAVAFTYIDNLLTAISDVLLITNDSEQIVMVNQSALQILEYGKEDLILKPISIILKEINFLYQNCKINSDLPLKSFKDCEVICYSKTGKELIISFSKISTKIEGLEHFLYIGRDMTERKRLEKALYEEKELAQVTLQSIGDAVINTDINGKINYMNPVAEQMTRWSLADAQGKALTEILKIINETTRETVENPVEKALSSGSIVNLTRRDTILIARDGSEVPIDDSAAPIRDRDGQIIGAVMVFQDVSQKRSMAHQLSWQATHDPLTGLFNRREFERRLELALTIGKTQNQQHAVCYLDLDRFKIVNDTCGHLAGDELLRQVTALFQNQIRASDTLARLGGDEFIILLECCPLEPALRIANTILQRVQEFRFLWQDKVFNIGVSIGLVPIDADTQNMGTVMSMADAACYLAKHNGRNRVHLYQADDSEMEKAQGEMQWGVRIAQALEENRFCLYYQKIVPTTLHESREEHCEVLLRLIDEQGSLVSPMAFIPAAERYNLMPLIDRWVIRNLFTHLRQHKREQLNEYAQSRTKRSSLYAINISGASINDDQFMGFVREQLELHQIPPQILCFEITETVAIANLTKAVSFIRSLRELGCRFALDDFGSGMSSFCYLKNLPIDYLKIDGTFVRHIVEEPIDMAMVEAINQIGHVMGIQTIAEFVENEDILKKLKAIGVDYAQGYGIARPHPF; encoded by the coding sequence ATCCTTCAAAAAGTTTATGAAAATTATTTCTTAGTTAACTATCTGTTAAATGCTTTAGCAGTTGCTTTCACCTATATTGACAATTTACTGACAGCGATTAGCGATGTTCTTTTAATAACAAATGATTCAGAACAAATTGTGATGGTAAATCAATCAGCACTGCAAATTTTAGAATACGGTAAAGAAGACTTAATTTTAAAACCCATTTCAATCATTCTTAAGGAAATAAATTTTTTATATCAAAATTGTAAAATAAATTCCGATCTGCCCTTAAAGTCTTTTAAAGATTGCGAAGTTATTTGTTATAGCAAGACGGGAAAAGAGTTAATTATCTCTTTTTCTAAAATTTCAACTAAAATAGAAGGCTTAGAACATTTTCTTTATATTGGTCGAGATATGACCGAACGCAAACGTTTGGAAAAAGCACTCTATGAAGAAAAAGAACTCGCTCAAGTAACGCTTCAATCTATTGGAGACGCCGTCATTAACACTGATATTAATGGTAAAATAAATTACATGAATCCTGTTGCAGAGCAAATGACTCGTTGGTCGCTTGCGGATGCTCAAGGAAAAGCTTTGACTGAAATTTTAAAGATTATTAACGAAACAACTCGAGAAACTGTAGAAAATCCAGTTGAAAAAGCTTTGAGTTCGGGTTCCATTGTGAATCTTACTAGGAGAGATACTATCCTGATTGCGCGTGATGGAAGCGAGGTTCCTATTGATGATTCTGCAGCACCAATTCGCGATCGCGATGGTCAAATTATTGGCGCAGTGATGGTATTTCAGGACGTTTCCCAAAAACGCAGTATGGCACACCAACTTTCTTGGCAAGCCACTCACGATCCCTTAACCGGATTGTTTAACCGACGGGAATTTGAGCGCCGCTTGGAACTCGCTCTAACCATTGGCAAAACACAAAATCAGCAACACGCCGTATGTTATTTGGATTTAGATAGATTTAAAATTGTCAACGACACCTGCGGACACCTTGCAGGTGATGAACTGTTGCGCCAAGTGACGGCTCTGTTTCAGAATCAAATCCGCGCCTCAGATACCTTAGCACGTTTGGGGGGAGATGAATTTATTATCCTCCTAGAGTGTTGTCCTCTAGAACCAGCATTGCGAATTGCCAATACAATATTGCAGCGCGTTCAAGAATTCCGTTTTCTTTGGCAAGATAAAGTATTTAATATTGGTGTCAGTATCGGATTAGTTCCAATTGATGCTGACACCCAAAATATGGGTACTGTCATGAGTATGGCTGATGCAGCATGCTACCTAGCAAAACACAACGGGCGCAACCGCGTGCATCTCTACCAAGCTGACGATAGCGAAATGGAAAAAGCACAAGGCGAAATGCAGTGGGGAGTGCGAATTGCTCAAGCCCTAGAAGAAAACCGTTTTTGCCTTTACTACCAAAAGATTGTTCCCACCACCCTTCATGAGTCTAGAGAAGAACATTGTGAGGTTTTACTACGCTTGATTGACGAACAGGGAAGTTTAGTCTCGCCCATGGCTTTTATCCCTGCAGCTGAACGTTACAATCTTATGCCACTTATCGATCGCTGGGTAATCCGCAATCTTTTTACTCACCTCAGACAGCACAAAAGAGAACAATTAAACGAGTATGCTCAATCGAGAACTAAGCGTAGCAGTTTGTATGCGATTAACATCTCCGGTGCAAGCATTAACGATGACCAATTTATGGGCTTTGTGCGCGAACAGTTAGAACTGCACCAGATTCCACCACAAATTCTGTGCTTTGAAATTACTGAAACTGTCGCCATTGCAAACTTAACGAAAGCAGTCAGTTTCATCCGATCCTTAAGAGAATTAGGTTGTCGTTTTGCTTTAGACGATTTTGGAAGTGGTATGTCTTCATTCTGCTATCTTAAAAATTTGCCAATAGATTATCTTAAAATAGATGGAACTTTTGTCAGGCATATCGTTGAAGAACCCATTGACATGGCAATGGTAGAAGCCATCAATCAAATTGGACATGTTATGGGCATTCAAACCATCGCTGAGTTCGTTGAAAATGAAGATATTCTTAAAAAACTTAAAGCCATTGGAGTAGATTATGCACAGGGTTATGGAATAGCACGCCCGCACCCTTTTTAA
- a CDS encoding DHA2 family efflux MFS transporter permease subunit has protein sequence MSSTAREPERSHSKRSKPSSQSTYDTAGYVQGSLKWAIALTASLGAILEVIDTSIVNVALTDMQATLGATVTEIGWVVTGYAIANVVLIPLSAWLGDFFGKKTYFIFSMVGFTIASAICGLSINLPMLVVARIIQGLCGGGLLAKAQAILFETFPPAEQGMAQSVFGVGVIAGPAIGPTLGGYLTDTLGWRWIFFINLPVGIVATMMAIAFLRPDSTQRTRSQKTVDWAGIILLCITVGSLQAFLEEGERDDWFESSFITTLAIAAVVGLVLFIWRELSAKSPAVDLRVLRYKSLAAGSLYSGILGMGLYGALFAVPLFAQGVLGFSATQTGWLLAPGALASAIMMILLGKISSKVDARILIGLGAVGTTAVMFDLAKITPQTGTDDLFLPLILRGATTVLMFLPLSLATLGSIPKQDVSAGSGFYNLTRQLGGSIGIAILTTLLAQREAFHRAMLLTNLTPYDSQTSERLNALTQLFQSRGADAATAQQQALASLSQLVNTQAAVLSYADIFRFVGIVFLCSLPLLLFLGKGGARSQVPNAH, from the coding sequence ATGTCAAGCACCGCTCGTGAACCGGAACGATCGCATTCCAAGCGCTCGAAACCATCGTCACAATCCACTTATGATACAGCCGGGTATGTCCAAGGATCGCTCAAGTGGGCGATCGCCCTAACGGCTTCCCTAGGAGCCATTCTAGAAGTTATTGATACCAGCATTGTGAACGTTGCTTTGACGGATATGCAAGCAACTTTAGGAGCAACCGTGACCGAGATTGGTTGGGTTGTCACGGGTTATGCGATCGCCAACGTTGTCCTGATTCCCCTTTCCGCTTGGTTGGGAGACTTCTTCGGAAAGAAAACCTACTTCATCTTTTCTATGGTTGGGTTCACAATTGCCTCCGCGATCTGCGGTCTATCGATTAATCTGCCGATGCTGGTGGTGGCGCGAATTATTCAAGGCTTATGCGGAGGTGGACTCCTAGCGAAAGCGCAAGCAATTCTGTTTGAGACTTTTCCTCCAGCAGAACAGGGGATGGCACAATCTGTGTTTGGGGTTGGGGTCATTGCGGGACCAGCCATCGGTCCGACTTTGGGCGGTTATCTAACCGATACCTTAGGCTGGCGCTGGATTTTCTTTATTAATTTGCCTGTAGGTATTGTCGCCACGATGATGGCGATCGCCTTCCTCAGACCTGATTCAACGCAACGCACCCGAAGTCAGAAGACAGTAGACTGGGCAGGAATTATATTACTGTGTATTACAGTAGGCAGTCTGCAGGCGTTTTTGGAAGAAGGAGAAAGAGACGACTGGTTTGAATCGAGTTTCATTACGACACTGGCGATCGCGGCGGTCGTGGGGCTCGTTCTGTTTATCTGGCGGGAACTCAGCGCGAAATCACCAGCCGTTGACTTGCGAGTCTTGCGATATAAATCCCTAGCAGCCGGTAGCCTTTACTCCGGTATTTTGGGTATGGGACTCTACGGAGCCTTATTTGCCGTACCATTATTTGCTCAAGGTGTACTGGGTTTTTCAGCAACACAAACTGGATGGTTACTTGCTCCGGGTGCTTTAGCTTCTGCCATCATGATGATTTTACTGGGCAAAATATCGTCTAAGGTAGATGCCCGCATTCTAATTGGGCTAGGAGCCGTTGGAACTACAGCAGTCATGTTCGATTTGGCAAAAATCACGCCTCAAACCGGAACTGACGACTTGTTCTTACCTCTAATTTTGCGGGGCGCAACCACCGTTTTGATGTTTTTGCCCTTGAGTTTGGCAACACTAGGTTCTATTCCCAAACAAGATGTATCGGCTGGATCGGGTTTCTATAATTTAACCCGTCAATTGGGCGGTAGTATTGGCATTGCCATTCTAACGACGTTACTGGCTCAAAGAGAAGCTTTTCACCGAGCAATGTTGTTAACAAACTTAACGCCTTATGATTCACAGACGAGTGAGAGGCTCAATGCTCTGACACAACTGTTTCAGAGTCGAGGTGCGGATGCAGCAACCGCACAACAACAAGCGCTCGCCTCGCTCTCCCAATTGGTTAATACTCAAGCAGCTGTTCTCTCCTATGCAGATATTTTTCGCTTTGTTGGTATTGTCTTTCTCTGCTCGCTACCATTACTGCTGTTTCTCGGAAAGGGAGGAGCTCGATCTCAAGTACCCAACGCTCATTAA
- a CDS encoding response regulator, producing the protein MIKVLLADDQNLIRQGLKALLELEEDLEIVGEAENGEVALCLIEELHPDVVLMDIRMPIMDGVAATREIKNRFTQVKVLVLTTFDDDEYVKAALQNGATGYLLKDTPSEELAFAIRAVHKGYTQLGPGIVKKLLSQVPPVNTTQPLPSGLVELTPREKEVLRLIATGASNREIAQQLFISEGTVKNHVTNILNRLNLRDRTQAAICANSFLPYLNHETTN; encoded by the coding sequence ATGATTAAAGTTTTACTAGCAGATGACCAAAATTTAATCCGCCAAGGATTAAAGGCATTGTTGGAATTAGAAGAAGATTTAGAAATTGTGGGAGAGGCAGAAAACGGTGAAGTGGCACTATGCTTAATAGAAGAATTACATCCAGATGTAGTCCTGATGGATATTAGAATGCCAATTATGGATGGAGTTGCAGCTACAAGAGAAATAAAAAATCGTTTTACTCAAGTCAAAGTTTTAGTACTTACAACATTTGACGATGATGAATATGTGAAAGCAGCATTGCAAAATGGAGCAACGGGTTATTTACTGAAAGATACTCCCTCTGAGGAACTTGCTTTTGCTATTCGTGCCGTTCACAAAGGTTATACTCAATTAGGACCTGGGATCGTTAAAAAACTTCTCTCTCAAGTTCCTCCGGTGAATACAACCCAACCTTTACCATCTGGCTTGGTTGAACTGACTCCCAGAGAAAAAGAGGTTTTGCGGTTAATTGCGACTGGTGCTAGTAACCGAGAGATTGCTCAACAACTTTTCATCTCAGAAGGAACTGTCAAGAACCACGTCACCAATATTTTAAACCGATTGAATTTACGCGATCGCACTCAAGCAGCCATTTGTGCTAATTCGTTTTTACCCTATCTCAACCACGAAACAACTAACTAA
- a CDS encoding nucleoside deaminase, producing MNKEDLMRLALEEAKKGDAPYGAIAVKDDRVIAKAYNTVKQDSDPSAHAEINVIRKLTASLKNPSLEGYTIYTTGEPCPMCATACVWAGVSQIIYGASIEDLISANQSQINISCEEVIAKSFRQIQVTKGILREECIKLFS from the coding sequence ATGAACAAAGAAGATTTGATGCGGTTGGCTTTAGAGGAAGCAAAAAAGGGTGATGCGCCCTATGGAGCGATCGCTGTAAAAGACGACCGAGTTATTGCAAAGGCTTACAATACTGTGAAGCAAGACAGCGATCCTTCTGCACACGCAGAGATTAATGTTATACGAAAATTAACTGCTAGTCTTAAAAACCCTTCTCTAGAAGGTTATACCATTTATACAACAGGTGAACCTTGCCCGATGTGTGCCACTGCTTGTGTATGGGCTGGTGTCTCGCAAATTATTTATGGCGCGTCTATTGAAGATTTAATCTCGGCCAATCAATCTCAGATTAATATATCTTGTGAAGAAGTCATTGCTAAGAGCTTTAGACAAATTCAGGTCACAAAAGGTATTTTAAGGGAGGAATGTATCAAGTTGTTTAGTTAG
- a CDS encoding FecR family protein translates to MFRKLLLLLVISLSGSVVLPLPQKARAVTPLTLAVIEELRNLVQLVPQNKPQRQARKLDSMIPGDGLSTGKASLAELRFNDGSIARIGQQTVFRFLPKTRNLRLSNGTVLLLIPPGQGQTRVNTPNAAAAIRGSALFVRYDPQTDTTIVGALTNSGIQVQNKNASQNQKLAAGQLIVVVKDKFQGLYDFDLRTFYETSHLVRGLDLARTTGVSHSDPGLASVQAETAEAVATQQPLVGVGVIENLPIFRSATSSGDTSTHQSDRIHNSGMREHFPVENLLNTGQVFSNPVEDDRVKPNSSPGKGNHGNNNSNNGNHGNNNSNNGNHGNNNPSNNNSEKN, encoded by the coding sequence ATGTTCCGTAAGTTGTTGCTACTGCTAGTCATAAGTTTATCGGGAAGTGTTGTTTTACCCTTACCACAAAAGGCAAGGGCTGTCACTCCCCTGACACTGGCTGTTATCGAGGAACTGAGGAACCTAGTGCAACTCGTCCCACAAAACAAGCCGCAACGTCAAGCACGCAAGTTGGATTCTATGATTCCTGGAGACGGCTTGTCCACTGGTAAAGCTTCTTTAGCAGAATTGCGTTTCAATGACGGTTCTATAGCGCGAATTGGCCAACAGACTGTATTCCGGTTCTTACCGAAAACTCGAAATTTAAGACTTTCAAACGGAACTGTGTTGTTGCTGATTCCACCCGGACAAGGACAAACAAGGGTAAATACACCAAATGCTGCAGCCGCAATTCGCGGTTCCGCGCTGTTTGTACGTTACGATCCACAAACAGACACCACAATTGTGGGTGCATTAACAAATAGCGGTATTCAAGTTCAAAACAAGAATGCGTCTCAAAATCAAAAGCTAGCTGCCGGACAACTTATAGTTGTAGTTAAAGACAAATTTCAAGGTTTATACGATTTTGACTTAAGGACTTTTTACGAAACAAGCCATTTGGTTCGGGGGTTGGATTTAGCTCGCACAACGGGTGTATCTCATTCAGATCCGGGACTGGCTAGCGTTCAAGCGGAAACAGCAGAAGCAGTCGCAACACAACAGCCATTGGTAGGTGTAGGTGTGATAGAAAACTTACCTATTTTTAGGTCAGCGACTTCCTCTGGTGACACCTCGACTCATCAGAGCGATCGCATTCACAACAGTGGAATGAGAGAACATTTTCCGGTCGAGAACCTGCTAAATACAGGACAAGTGTTTTCAAATCCTGTTGAAGATGACCGTGTTAAACCTAATAGTTCTCCTGGCAAAGGCAACCACGGCAACAATAATTCAAATAACGGCAACCACGGCAACAATAATTCAAATAACGGCAACCACGGTAATAACAACCCCAGTAACAATAATTCAGAAAAAAATTAA
- a CDS encoding TetR/AcrR family transcriptional regulator: protein MSRTSRGVTETRDRLLKAAIEVFSTKGYVGASTREIARVADVTEVTLFRHFQSKEHLLGEVAQRITALQAEALTHQNEWTYDLSRDLLYYAQIYDEMLEEYEALFRMFIGEGQRHPTEAIKVLQQSVLPLREQLISYLQVCVERGCVRPDVDLPMAVDQLTGMLLSGMIRRHVSQVNRGYSREKYIEGCVDLFVRGVSTAKSSVSQTSSPR, encoded by the coding sequence ATGAGCCGAACGAGTAGAGGCGTAACAGAAACCCGCGATCGCCTTTTAAAAGCTGCTATTGAAGTCTTCTCCACAAAAGGATACGTTGGAGCGTCAACCCGTGAAATTGCTCGGGTTGCAGATGTGACTGAAGTGACATTATTTCGCCACTTTCAAAGCAAAGAGCACCTTCTGGGTGAAGTTGCACAGCGTATTACAGCACTACAAGCGGAAGCCTTAACGCATCAAAACGAGTGGACTTACGATTTAAGTCGCGATCTTCTATATTATGCACAGATCTACGACGAGATGCTGGAGGAGTATGAAGCATTATTTCGGATGTTTATTGGTGAAGGTCAAAGACATCCAACAGAAGCAATCAAAGTGCTTCAGCAATCGGTTTTACCCCTACGTGAACAACTAATTTCCTATCTGCAAGTCTGTGTTGAACGGGGTTGTGTTCGTCCTGATGTTGACTTGCCAATGGCAGTGGATCAATTGACCGGAATGCTTCTGTCTGGGATGATTCGCCGTCATGTTTCCCAAGTTAACCGAGGCTACAGCCGCGAAAAATACATTGAAGGATGTGTAGATTTATTTGTGAGGGGAGTTAGCACAGCTAAGTCTTCTGTCAGTCAGACTTCGTCTCCTAGATGA
- a CDS encoding sensor histidine kinase, which produces MNRSIQFKNHPFRFLLYLEWVLLLFAVFTAVMPFPVYRYPKQFPELTICSLIIFGLMGLYLPTGHKFTKILYTSIEICLILIIGFFSGRTARLFPFPYLIFVTRSCLIFQLPGRLISASLSFILFLLTFRRRLERIAVSPMAQERFWFFTLSFVLVFGLILVFILLLMNAVLSERQSREKLAIANEKLRQYALRIENQATLEERNRIAREIHDSLGHSLTALNLQLETALKLWQSNPEKAKTFLARAKELGSSALQDVRQSVSTMRSHPLQEQSLEQAILGLVENLQRSTSITPICHIQLPYSVPIEMSTPIYRIIQESLTNIYKHAKATEVKLELIATDNSLQLKIQDNGLGFDLTQNTTGFGLKSMRDRTLALGGHFHIQSAPGSGCTITVTIMNYEFSKSS; this is translated from the coding sequence ATGAACCGTTCAATTCAGTTCAAAAATCATCCTTTTCGATTTTTGCTTTATTTGGAGTGGGTTTTGCTGCTATTCGCTGTTTTTACAGCTGTTATGCCATTTCCTGTCTATCGTTACCCCAAGCAATTTCCAGAACTGACAATTTGCAGTTTAATTATCTTTGGCTTAATGGGATTATATCTACCCACAGGTCATAAATTCACAAAAATACTTTATACATCTATAGAAATTTGCTTAATTTTAATTATTGGTTTTTTTAGTGGAAGAACGGCTCGGCTTTTTCCCTTTCCTTACCTCATTTTCGTGACTCGTAGTTGTTTGATTTTTCAACTACCCGGTCGTTTGATCAGTGCAAGTCTATCATTTATCTTATTTTTACTGACATTCAGACGTCGGTTAGAGCGGATAGCAGTGTCACCAATGGCGCAGGAGCGCTTTTGGTTTTTTACTTTAAGTTTTGTACTTGTCTTCGGGTTAATTCTTGTTTTTATTTTGCTATTGATGAATGCAGTTTTGTCAGAACGACAAAGTCGAGAAAAACTGGCGATTGCGAATGAAAAACTCCGTCAGTATGCGTTACGAATTGAAAACCAAGCTACTTTAGAAGAACGCAACCGTATTGCTCGTGAAATACACGATTCTTTGGGACACTCTCTTACAGCTTTAAACTTGCAATTGGAAACAGCTTTAAAGCTATGGCAATCTAACCCGGAAAAGGCAAAAACTTTTTTAGCAAGGGCAAAGGAATTGGGAAGTAGCGCTTTACAAGATGTGCGTCAATCAGTTTCTACTATGCGTTCTCATCCTTTACAAGAACAATCCTTGGAACAAGCTATTTTAGGGCTAGTAGAAAATCTTCAACGTTCTACGAGTATTACCCCTATTTGTCACATCCAATTGCCCTATTCTGTTCCTATTGAAATGAGTACACCTATTTATCGAATTATTCAAGAATCATTGACAAATATTTACAAACACGCAAAAGCAACAGAAGTTAAACTGGAACTAATTGCGACCGATAACAGTCTACAGCTCAAGATTCAAGATAACGGGTTGGGGTTTGATTTGACGCAAAATACCACAGGATTCGGATTAAAAAGTATGCGCGATCGCACTTTGGCATTGGGAGGTCATTTTCATATTCAATCTGCTCCTGGTAGCGGTTGTACTATTACAGTAACAATTATGAATTATGAATTTTCAAAATCTTCATAA
- a CDS encoding Spy/CpxP family protein refolding chaperone — protein MKIKHLSLIAGAIALTLTATSWAVNAETLSSSPFVVAQEQPRDMKGKGPWAKLGLTDAQKTQLQEIRRNTREEIDKILTEEQRARLKNAMENRDGKRGGWRSVMNSLNLSDEQKTQIREVKRAQRTKMEAILTDEQKAQLDEYKKQRRDRIQQYRQNQQ, from the coding sequence ATGAAAATCAAGCACTTATCACTTATCGCAGGAGCCATCGCTCTAACTTTAACTGCTACTTCTTGGGCAGTCAACGCAGAAACGCTCTCATCCTCACCTTTCGTTGTTGCTCAGGAACAACCCAGAGACATGAAGGGTAAAGGTCCGTGGGCAAAATTGGGACTAACAGACGCACAAAAAACCCAACTTCAGGAGATTCGTCGCAATACGCGTGAAGAAATAGACAAAATTCTGACTGAAGAACAACGAGCACGACTCAAGAACGCCATGGAAAACCGAGATGGTAAGCGTGGTGGTTGGAGAAGTGTTATGAATTCTTTAAATCTCTCCGACGAGCAGAAAACTCAAATCCGTGAAGTTAAGCGAGCGCAGAGAACTAAAATGGAAGCTATTCTGACAGACGAACAGAAAGCACAGCTCGATGAATACAAAAAACAAAGGCGCGATCGCATTCAACAATACCGACAAAATCAGCAATAG